The Streptomyces nitrosporeus genome includes a window with the following:
- a CDS encoding ROK family protein translates to MNGKSTTTRTRLERGRSALGPALELVHTGRAPTRAVLTSELGVTRATAGAVAAELEALGLIRVDSSPGSAAGSQGRPSHRLSVRDSGPVALAAQVHSDGFRAALVGLGGRIVATAPGCVTVMADPAQVLGEVVEAGAQLLRETGLRCVGAGLAVPSAVAEPEGTALNPLHLAWPAGSPVREIFTAQVRAAGITGPAFTGNDVNLAALAEHRHGAGRGAQHLLCVATGHRGVGGALVLDGRLHSGSSGLALEVGHLTVNPEGRPCHCGGRGCLDVETDPLAFLTAARRVPGPEESLLKQSGDLLRTEYADPAVRTAAEELIDRLGLGLAGLVNILNPDRIILGGLHRDLLEADPERLRAVVADRSLWGRSGSVPILSCTLAHNSLVGAAELAWQPVLDDPLAALA, encoded by the coding sequence ATGAACGGCAAGTCGACCACCACGCGGACCAGGTTGGAGCGAGGGCGCAGCGCGCTGGGCCCCGCCCTCGAACTGGTCCACACCGGCCGCGCGCCCACGCGCGCGGTGCTCACCTCGGAGCTCGGCGTCACCCGCGCGACCGCGGGCGCCGTGGCCGCCGAACTCGAGGCGCTCGGGCTCATCAGGGTCGACTCCAGCCCGGGTTCCGCGGCCGGTTCGCAGGGGCGCCCCTCGCACCGGCTGTCCGTCCGGGACAGCGGGCCGGTCGCCCTCGCCGCGCAGGTGCACTCCGACGGTTTCCGCGCCGCGCTGGTCGGGCTGGGCGGCAGGATCGTGGCCACCGCCCCCGGCTGTGTGACCGTCATGGCCGACCCGGCCCAGGTGCTGGGCGAAGTCGTCGAGGCGGGGGCGCAGTTGCTGCGCGAGACCGGGCTGCGCTGCGTCGGGGCCGGACTCGCCGTGCCCTCGGCGGTCGCCGAACCCGAGGGCACGGCCCTCAACCCGCTGCACCTCGCCTGGCCCGCGGGCTCCCCGGTCCGGGAGATCTTCACCGCCCAAGTACGCGCCGCCGGGATCACGGGACCCGCCTTCACCGGGAACGACGTGAACCTGGCCGCCCTCGCGGAACACCGGCACGGTGCCGGGCGAGGAGCCCAGCACCTGCTCTGCGTGGCCACCGGACACCGGGGCGTGGGTGGTGCGCTCGTCCTCGACGGCCGCCTGCACAGCGGAAGTTCGGGGCTCGCCCTGGAGGTCGGGCACCTCACCGTGAACCCCGAGGGCCGCCCCTGCCACTGCGGCGGGCGCGGCTGTCTGGACGTGGAGACGGACCCCCTCGCCTTCCTCACCGCCGCGCGCCGCGTGCCCGGCCCCGAGGAATCACTCCTCAAGCAGTCCGGCGACCTGCTGCGCACCGAGTACGCCGATCCCGCCGTGCGGACCGCCGCCGAGGAACTGATCGACCGGCTCGGGCTCGGTCTGGCCGGACTGGTCAACATCCTCAACCCGGACCGGATCATCCTCGGCGGCCTGCACCGCGACCTGCTGGAGGCCGACCCCGAAAGGCTGCGCGCGGTCGTCGCCGACCGCAGTCTGTGGGGCCGCAGCGGCAGCGTGCCGATCCTGTCCTGCACCCTCGCCCACAACAGCCTGGTCGGCGCGGCCGAACTGGCCTGGCAGCCCGTGCTGGACGACCCGCTGGCCGCGCTGGCCTGA
- a CDS encoding DUF4158 domain-containing protein, with amino-acid sequence MRQEWGPEDLIEVWTLLEEDQERLRNRSGANRSGFALLLKFFEVEARSPEDAGEIPASAVAYVAQQMKVATEEWAAYDWSGRAVKRLSRR; translated from the coding sequence GTGCGGCAGGAGTGGGGACCGGAGGACCTGATCGAGGTCTGGACGCTGCTGGAGGAGGACCAGGAGCGGCTGCGGAACCGGTCGGGGGCGAACCGGTCGGGGTTCGCGCTGTTGCTGAAGTTCTTCGAGGTGGAGGCCCGGTCCCCGGAGGACGCCGGGGAGATCCCGGCATCTGCGGTGGCGTACGTCGCCCAGCAGATGAAGGTGGCCACCGAGGAGTGGGCCGCGTACGACTGGTCGGGGCGGGCGGTCAAGCGGCTATCCCGCCGATGA